Below is a genomic region from Candidatus Margulisiibacteriota bacterium.
TCTATTTTTCCTATAATAACGATGATAGCATTTTTGTTATATTGAAATCCAATGAGATTTTTAAATAAGAGTAGATGTTGACACATAACATGTACGACACCTATCTAAAACAAACAGATATACAGGGAAATTTTAATGCTATGTCGGATTAGATATCTGAAATTCAGGAGCTTTTGCCTGATTCTGGGTATGATGCTTGTCTTTGAGGTTTGCAAGCTCCATTATCAGCCATATTGCAGTGATGACAGACGAGCCAAAGTCCGAGAGCGGACCGGCATACCAGACACCATCAAGGCCGTAGAAGCGGGGAAGTATAAAGAGTGCCGGAATAAGGAAAATAAGCTGTCGTGCCAAACTAAGGAACATAGCCTGCTTAGGCTTGCCTACTGCCTGAAAATAATTCGCGCTAACAATCTGAAATCCGACAATCGGCAGCATTAAAAGAAATAGGTTCATGCCGTGAGTCCCAATGGCTAGCAATGAAGCATCGTTCCTACTGAACATATGTATTAATTGTTCCGGAAAAAACCTGGTCACAACAAAGCCCGTCACCGTCAGCGCAGATGCCGCAAGGATGCCTAGCTGGAGCGTCTGTTTAACCCGGTCGAATTTCTTAGCCCCGTAATTATAGCCGATGATAGGCTGTATTCCCTGGTTGATTCCAAATATCGGCATCATGAACAAGATCATTATACTAAAAATAATACCCATAGCCGAAATAGCCGTGTCACCGCCATAGATCGAAAGCTGGTTATTCATGACTGCGTTAAGCACACTCGCAACAATCTGCATCAAAAAAGGGGCCGAGCCTATAGCAATAATTTTAAGTACAATTACCCGATCAAGCCTGAGGTTTTTCTTTCG
It encodes:
- a CDS encoding MATE family efflux transporter, producing the protein MDHSRKLGEASIASLLLKFSVPAITGMLVQAMYNIVDRIFIGRAVGSIGIAAVTVAFPVMLIMMAFGMLVGLGANSLISINLGAGKKEEAEKILGNAVILFVIISAGLSGFGLLFLDPLLKFFGASAAVLPYARAFTSVILVGSIFQSFSFGMNNFIRGEGNPKIAMLTMLVGALLNVLLCPIFIFWLHMGIVGSALATVSAQMVSSLWVMYYFLGGSSVLKVRKKNLRLDRVIVLKIIAIGSAPFLMQIVASVLNAVMNNQLSIYGGDTAISAMGIIFSIMILFMMPIFGINQGIQPIIGYNYGAKKFDRVKQTLQLGILAASALTVTGFVVTRFFPEQLIHMFSRNDASLLAIGTHGMNLFLLMLPIVGFQIVSANYFQAVGKPKQAMFLSLARQLIFLIPALFILPRFYGLDGVWYAGPLSDFGSSVITAIWLIMELANLKDKHHTQNQAKAPEFQISNPT